The following proteins are encoded in a genomic region of Magallana gigas chromosome 1, xbMagGiga1.1, whole genome shotgun sequence:
- the LOC136273237 gene encoding uncharacterized protein: MYEDSQKTIENSETMFSDSEPPSPRLLSRHSGASNSCHGCVENTKLLKQVLQELKELKEELSKNTNKQSPNTTGFTVEKSPIEAPLVEHLKKKFPIMLFPVNPDTELKAKVTVLLQKNGVTADLPVVLRSVRKYAARKFVDFRAQTKSKLLSEKLDVGAMQLAELARTIFSKFTDAGNLEIIKMTIILRSFCHEKKLLKKLRGREPVSLDFWVELKEHKERIDSDEDPLKWEKLQAREEKRIERYEKL, from the exons ATGTATGAG gATAGCCAGAAAACAATAGAGAACAGCGAGACAATGTTTTCGGACTCGGAGCCCCCGAGCCCAAGACTATTAAGCAGACATTCGGGTGCCTCAAATTCCTGCCATGGCTGTGttgaaaacacaaaacttcTGAAACAAgtct taCAGGAATTAAAAGAACTAAAAGAGGAACTGTCTAAGAACACAAATAAGCAAAGTCCAAACACTACTGGATTTACTGTAGAGAAATCACCCATAGAg GCCCCTCTTGTTGAACACCTGAAGAAAAAGTTCCCTATCATGCTATTCCCAGTCAATCCAGACACAGAATTAAAA GCTAAAGTGACAGTACTTCTTCAAAAGAACGGGGTAACCGCTGATCTTCCTGTAGTTCTCAGAAGTGTTCGAAAGTATGCGGCAAGAAAGTTCGTTGACTTCAGGGCACAGACCAAATCCAAG ttGCTTTCAGAAAAATTAGATGTGGGGGCAATGCAGTTGGCAGAACTGGCCAGGACCATCTTTTCCAAGTTCACAGATGCTGGGAACTTGGAAATTATCAAGATGACCATCATTTtg CGCTCCTTCTGCCATGAGAAGAAGCTCCTTAAAAAACTCAGAGGTCGGGAACCAGTCTCCTTGGATTTCTGGGTTGAATTGAAAGAGCACAAGGAAAGGATAGACTCAGATGAAGATCCTCTTAAATGGGAGAAACTCCAAGCCCGAGAGGAAAAGCGGATTGAGAGATATGAGAAGCTTTAG